In Rheinheimera sp. MM224, one DNA window encodes the following:
- a CDS encoding malic enzyme-like NAD(P)-binding protein, translating into MSDFREQALKYHAEPKPGKISIEISKPAETVRDLALAYSPGVAEPVREIANNIDDVYKYTGKGNLVAVISNGTAILGLGNLGPMASKPVMEGKALLFKRFAGLDSIDIEVTHRTTEEFIDTVANIADTFGGINLEDIKSPECFEIEKELIRRCNIPVFHDDQHGTAIVTAAGLLNALEIQGKDISKVVIVCLGAGAAAIACMELLIKCGAKREHIYMLDTKGVIHTRRNDLNKYKELFANNTDKRTLEDAMDGADVFVGVSGPDALPAEALKLMADKPVIFACSNPDPEIKPELAHAQRSDLIMATGRSDYPNQVNNVLCFPFIFRGALDVRAKVINDEMKLAAVHAIRAIAKEQVSQAVLTAAQVESLEFGAQYIIPKPMDPRLLSRVARAVAEAAVASGVARLPLPENYMQ; encoded by the coding sequence ATGTCAGATTTTCGAGAACAGGCGCTGAAGTATCACGCCGAGCCTAAACCGGGCAAAATCAGTATTGAAATCAGTAAACCAGCTGAAACCGTCAGAGATCTTGCTTTGGCATACAGCCCGGGTGTGGCTGAACCAGTGCGCGAAATTGCCAACAATATAGATGATGTATACAAGTACACAGGCAAAGGCAATCTGGTGGCTGTGATCAGCAATGGTACTGCTATTTTAGGTTTAGGTAACTTAGGCCCTATGGCGTCTAAACCCGTAATGGAAGGCAAAGCTTTGTTGTTTAAACGTTTTGCTGGCCTGGATTCTATTGATATCGAAGTGACTCATCGCACTACAGAAGAGTTTATCGATACAGTGGCCAATATCGCCGATACCTTTGGTGGTATTAACCTTGAAGATATTAAATCGCCTGAATGTTTTGAAATCGAAAAAGAGCTGATCAGACGCTGCAATATTCCGGTTTTTCATGATGATCAGCACGGCACAGCTATTGTTACTGCTGCAGGTTTATTGAATGCGCTTGAAATTCAGGGCAAAGACATCAGTAAAGTGGTGATTGTCTGTTTAGGTGCTGGTGCAGCTGCTATTGCCTGTATGGAACTGTTGATCAAATGTGGTGCGAAACGCGAACATATTTATATGCTCGACACCAAAGGTGTGATCCACACCCGCCGTAATGATTTAAATAAATACAAAGAGCTATTTGCCAATAATACCGACAAGCGCACGCTGGAAGATGCAATGGATGGCGCTGACGTATTTGTCGGTGTGTCTGGACCTGATGCTTTGCCAGCCGAAGCCTTAAAACTGATGGCGGACAAGCCGGTGATTTTTGCCTGCTCGAACCCGGATCCGGAAATTAAACCTGAACTGGCGCATGCCCAGCGTAGCGATCTAATTATGGCGACAGGCCGTTCGGATTACCCGAACCAGGTCAACAACGTCTTATGTTTCCCATTTATTTTCCGTGGTGCTTTGGACGTGCGTGCCAAGGTCATTAACGATGAGATGAAACTGGCAGCAGTGCATGCCATTCGCGCTATCGCCAAAGAGCAGGTGTCGCAGGCAGTTTTGACAGCTGCTCAGGTTGAGTCGCTGGAGTTTGGTGCACAGTATATTATTCCAAAGCCAATGGACCCACGTTTATTATCCCGTGTTGCCCGAGCTGTGGCAGAAGCTGCTGTGGCATCAGGAGTGGCGCGTTTGCCATTACCAGAAAACTATATGCAGTAA
- the ybaL gene encoding YbaL family putative K(+) efflux transporter — translation MEHNVSLITTIAAAFGLALILGVIAARLKLPALVGYLLAGIIIGPATPGYVADLHIASQLSEIGVMLLMFGVGLHFSVKDLMSVKNIAVPGAIVQMGLATLLGFFVAQSWGWTFGEALVFGLCLSCASTVVLLKALEAKGVLESRNGQIAVGWLVVEDLATVLVLVLLPPLATLLGGTATVETETGPLWWTISQTLLQVVAFVVLMLVVGRRVFPWLLWQVASTGSRELFTLAVIAGAISIAYGAAELFHVSFALGAFFAGMVMRESEFSHRAAEESLPLRDAFSVLFFAAVGMLFEPAILVEQPLHVLIVLAIIVLGKFFAAFVLVLLFRYPLNSALTVAASLAQIGEFSFILAGLGMTLGLLPQEGMSLILAGALLSIALNPLLFAMVSPLNTWVLKRSALARKLDSRADPFSELPMDTDRKYLENQVVLVGYGRVGRRIAAGLSAQNIPFVVADKNHDRVEQLRQQGIPAVFGDATEVEVLIQAHILHAAVLVIATPETIDVRKTVHSARLVNPDIQVILRTHNEDEVELLKQDQLGQVFLGEDELAQSMTLATLTYFETSVKTASH, via the coding sequence ATGGAACATAATGTCTCCTTAATTACCACTATTGCCGCCGCTTTTGGCTTGGCACTTATTTTAGGTGTAATAGCTGCGCGCCTGAAACTGCCCGCTTTGGTCGGCTATTTGTTGGCCGGTATCATCATAGGCCCGGCAACCCCTGGTTATGTTGCTGATCTGCATATAGCTTCACAATTGTCTGAAATTGGTGTGATGCTGCTGATGTTTGGCGTTGGCTTACATTTTTCTGTCAAAGATCTGATGTCGGTAAAAAATATCGCTGTGCCGGGCGCCATAGTGCAAATGGGTTTGGCCACTTTGCTTGGCTTTTTTGTCGCTCAATCCTGGGGCTGGACCTTTGGTGAAGCCCTGGTCTTTGGTTTGTGTTTATCCTGCGCCAGTACAGTGGTGCTGTTAAAAGCACTGGAAGCTAAAGGTGTGCTGGAGAGCAGAAATGGTCAAATTGCCGTCGGCTGGCTGGTGGTGGAAGATTTAGCCACAGTGTTAGTGCTGGTGTTGCTACCGCCTTTAGCCACCTTGTTGGGTGGCACTGCAACAGTAGAGACAGAAACTGGTCCTTTATGGTGGACCATCAGCCAAACCTTGTTGCAAGTTGTGGCTTTTGTGGTCTTGATGCTGGTGGTAGGACGCAGAGTTTTCCCCTGGCTGTTATGGCAGGTTGCCAGCACAGGTTCACGCGAACTTTTTACGTTGGCTGTGATAGCCGGAGCTATCAGTATTGCTTATGGCGCGGCAGAACTCTTTCATGTGTCTTTTGCTTTAGGTGCATTTTTTGCCGGCATGGTGATGCGGGAATCGGAATTCAGCCACAGAGCAGCTGAAGAGTCTTTGCCGCTGCGTGATGCCTTTTCCGTGCTGTTTTTTGCCGCTGTGGGTATGTTGTTTGAGCCAGCGATTTTAGTAGAGCAACCTTTGCATGTACTGATAGTACTGGCCATTATTGTATTGGGTAAGTTTTTTGCCGCCTTTGTGCTGGTGTTGCTGTTCCGCTACCCGCTGAATTCAGCACTGACAGTGGCTGCAAGTCTGGCTCAGATAGGTGAATTCTCCTTTATTCTGGCTGGTCTTGGTATGACGCTGGGTTTATTGCCGCAGGAAGGCATGAGCTTAATTCTGGCCGGTGCCTTATTGTCTATAGCACTGAACCCCTTGCTGTTTGCTATGGTGTCACCGTTAAATACATGGGTATTAAAACGCTCAGCCTTGGCGCGTAAGTTGGATAGCAGAGCTGACCCTTTCAGTGAATTGCCTATGGATACGGATAGAAAATATCTGGAAAATCAGGTGGTACTGGTTGGTTATGGCCGGGTAGGTCGCAGGATAGCTGCAGGTCTGTCAGCACAAAATATTCCTTTTGTCGTTGCCGACAAAAATCATGACAGAGTGGAGCAGTTGCGACAGCAAGGAATTCCGGCCGTGTTTGGGGATGCCACTGAAGTAGAAGTGCTGATCCAGGCGCATATTCTGCACGCAGCAGTACTGGTGATTGCCACACCTGAAACCATAGATGTGCGTAAAACGGTGCACAGCGCCCGACTGGTCAACCCTGACATTCAGGTGATACTGCGCACACACAATGAAGATGAAGTAGAGCTGCTAAAACAAGACCAATTGGGACAGGTTTTTTTAGGTGAGGATGAGCTGGCACAGAGTATGACTCTTGCTACTCTGACTTATTTCGAAACCTCGGTAAAAACAGCCAGTCATTAA
- the secF gene encoding protein translocase subunit SecF, whose amino-acid sequence MRLLHFKEPLNFMRFKWPALAFSTLLVLGSLFAVFTKGINFGLDFTGGIVVEAGFEKQADLNKIRDALAGNGFPDAIVQYFGTTTEVMIRIAPRADIDQAVVGNQIIEVIQKVEEGEVTKRRVENVSASVGDELKDDGMLALLASFIGIMMYVAFRFEWRYSVGAVMALVHDVIVTMGLFAITGMEFDLTVLAALLALVGYSINDTIVVFDRIREMFRKLRDATVEETVNDAITSTLSRTTITSGTTALSLVALFYMGGPLLHGFAAALLFGIAVGTYSSIFVASSIAVFLGASREDLLPEVIEKEGENTPSL is encoded by the coding sequence ATGAGACTTCTTCATTTTAAAGAACCACTCAACTTTATGCGCTTTAAGTGGCCGGCACTCGCCTTTTCTACCTTATTGGTATTAGGCTCATTGTTTGCTGTATTCACTAAAGGCATTAACTTTGGTCTGGATTTCACCGGCGGTATAGTGGTTGAAGCTGGTTTTGAAAAGCAGGCGGACCTGAATAAAATTCGTGATGCTTTAGCTGGCAATGGTTTCCCTGACGCTATAGTGCAGTACTTCGGCACTACGACTGAAGTGATGATCCGTATTGCACCTCGTGCAGATATTGACCAGGCTGTGGTAGGCAATCAAATCATTGAAGTCATCCAGAAAGTGGAAGAGGGTGAGGTAACCAAGCGTCGCGTTGAAAACGTGAGTGCTTCAGTAGGTGATGAACTAAAAGATGACGGTATGCTGGCGTTATTGGCGTCCTTTATCGGTATCATGATGTATGTCGCCTTCCGCTTTGAATGGCGTTATTCAGTGGGTGCTGTCATGGCTTTGGTACATGACGTTATTGTCACTATGGGCTTGTTTGCTATCACTGGGATGGAATTTGACCTGACGGTGCTGGCAGCCTTACTGGCATTAGTGGGTTACTCCATTAACGACACCATAGTAGTATTTGACCGTATCCGTGAAATGTTCCGTAAGTTACGGGATGCTACAGTGGAAGAAACGGTCAACGACGCTATTACCTCTACTTTAAGCCGTACCACTATTACTTCCGGTACTACTGCATTATCACTGGTTGCCTTGTTTTATATGGGCGGTCCGCTGCTGCACGGTTTTGCCGCAGCTTTATTGTTTGGTATTGCTGTAGGTACTTATTCGTCCATTTTCGTCGCGAGTTCAATCGCAGTATTCCTGGGCGCAAGCCGTGAGGATTTATTGCCTGAAGTGATTGAAAAAGAAGGCGAGAATACTCCTTCGCTTTAA
- the secD gene encoding protein translocase subunit SecD gives MLNQNSIWRYLLVIIVMGVSMLYALPNLYPNDPSLQISATRGADVTQQTVDQLQKSFTEQGLTPKSAVLEKGQVLVRFLNTEDQLAAREVATKTLGDNFVTALNLAPATPAWLDAIGAAPMKLGLDLRGGVHFLMEVDMKTAMEKNVNDLVQAYRSDLREGKVRYRAVTADVPNLRVNLSFRTAEDLAAAKTLLSAKDRDMTFTEADDLTLIAAFSEIKIKALREDAVAQNITIIRNRVNAIGVAEPLVQRQGAERIVVQLPGVQDTARAKEILGATATLEFRMVDEAGDLQSAIDGRVPPNAQLYKDRQGRPVLLQKRVMLTGNHIIGANSSYDEYSRPQVNIDLDAKGGNTFSQATKEAIGKSMATVFIEYKPTDKKDAQGRTILEKKEEVINVATIQARLGRSFRITGVDSPAEAQNLALLLRAGALIAPIQIVEERTIGPSLGQENIELGTNAIMWGMILTVVFMGIYYKGVGMVGNLALASNVVLLIGVLSMVPGATLTLPGMAGILLTIGMAIDANVLINERIREELEAGRSVQQAIHEGYNRAFATITDSNITTFLVALILFGLGSGPVKGFAVTLALGIITSIFTAVTVSRLFVNLIWGGRKVDKLPI, from the coding sequence GTGTTAAACCAGAACTCCATCTGGCGGTATTTATTGGTGATCATCGTGATGGGCGTCAGCATGCTGTACGCCCTACCGAATTTGTATCCCAATGATCCGTCCTTACAAATCAGTGCGACACGTGGTGCTGATGTTACTCAGCAAACTGTGGATCAGCTGCAAAAATCTTTTACTGAACAAGGTTTAACACCTAAATCAGCTGTATTGGAAAAAGGCCAGGTGCTGGTTCGTTTTTTAAATACAGAAGACCAGTTGGCTGCCCGTGAAGTGGCAACCAAAACTTTGGGTGATAACTTTGTAACCGCATTAAATCTGGCTCCGGCAACTCCGGCATGGCTGGATGCTATAGGTGCAGCCCCAATGAAGCTGGGTCTGGACTTACGTGGTGGTGTGCATTTCCTGATGGAAGTGGACATGAAAACTGCGATGGAAAAAAACGTCAACGATTTAGTGCAGGCTTATCGTTCAGATTTACGTGAAGGCAAAGTACGTTACCGTGCCGTGACCGCCGATGTACCAAATTTACGTGTCAATCTGAGTTTCCGTACTGCTGAAGATTTAGCCGCAGCTAAAACTTTATTAAGTGCAAAAGACCGTGATATGACTTTTACTGAAGCTGATGATCTGACACTGATCGCAGCTTTTAGCGAAATAAAAATCAAAGCTTTACGTGAAGATGCGGTGGCACAAAACATCACTATCATCCGTAATCGCGTAAATGCCATTGGTGTGGCAGAACCTTTAGTGCAGCGCCAGGGCGCTGAACGTATTGTGGTTCAATTGCCAGGTGTGCAGGATACGGCCCGTGCCAAAGAAATTTTAGGTGCAACAGCGACTCTTGAATTCCGTATGGTGGATGAGGCAGGCGATTTACAAAGTGCTATTGATGGCCGTGTACCTCCGAATGCTCAGTTGTACAAAGACCGTCAGGGTCGCCCTGTACTGTTGCAAAAACGTGTGATGCTGACGGGTAACCATATTATCGGTGCCAACAGCAGCTACGACGAATACAGCCGTCCTCAGGTGAATATCGATTTGGATGCGAAAGGGGGTAATACCTTCTCGCAAGCCACTAAAGAAGCTATTGGTAAATCAATGGCGACCGTGTTCATTGAATACAAACCTACAGATAAAAAAGATGCGCAGGGCCGCACTATTCTTGAGAAAAAAGAAGAAGTGATTAACGTCGCCACTATTCAGGCACGTTTAGGTCGTAGCTTCCGTATCACAGGGGTAGACAGTCCGGCTGAAGCACAAAACCTGGCGCTGTTATTACGTGCTGGTGCTTTGATTGCTCCTATCCAGATTGTAGAAGAACGTACCATAGGTCCAAGTCTGGGTCAGGAAAACATTGAGCTGGGTACTAACGCCATTATGTGGGGTATGATCCTGACTGTAGTGTTTATGGGCATTTACTACAAAGGCGTAGGTATGGTGGGCAACCTGGCGTTGGCCAGTAACGTGGTGTTGCTGATCGGCGTATTGTCTATGGTGCCTGGCGCTACTCTGACGTTACCTGGTATGGCGGGTATCCTGTTGACCATAGGTATGGCCATTGATGCCAACGTGTTGATTAACGAGCGTATTCGTGAAGAGCTTGAAGCAGGCCGTTCGGTGCAGCAAGCTATACATGAAGGTTATAACAGGGCATTTGCCACTATTACCGACTCGAATATCACAACCTTCCTGGTCGCGTTAATACTGTTTGGTTTAGGTTCTGGTCCGGTCAAAGGTTTTGCCGTGACTTTGGCCTTGGGTATTATCACTTCTATTTTTACCGCAGTCACAGTGTCGAGATTGTTTGTCAATCTGATCTGGGGTGGTCGTAAAGTTGATAAGTTACCTATATAA
- the yajC gene encoding preprotein translocase subunit YajC, producing MSLFISNAYANAPAAAPAGGGWDLLIMLVAFGLIFYFLIYRPQAKRVKEHKNLMSALGKGDEVLTQGGLVGRIAKIADDKDFVAIALNDTTEVTVQKSAIAAVLPKGTMKSL from the coding sequence ATGAGTTTATTTATTTCTAATGCATACGCCAACGCACCAGCTGCAGCACCTGCTGGTGGTGGCTGGGATTTACTGATTATGCTGGTGGCCTTTGGTCTGATCTTCTATTTCCTGATCTACCGCCCACAAGCTAAACGCGTAAAAGAGCATAAAAACCTGATGTCTGCTTTAGGCAAAGGCGATGAAGTATTAACACAAGGTGGTTTAGTTGGCCGTATCGCTAAAATTGCTGACGATAAAGACTTTGTTGCTATCGCATTAAACGATACCACTGAAGTGACAGTGCAGAAATCTGCTATCGCTGCCGTACTGCCGAAAGGCACGATGAAATCACTGTAA
- the tgt gene encoding tRNA guanosine(34) transglycosylase Tgt — translation MKFELLKTDGKARRGRLVFERGIVETPAFMPVGTYGTVKGMTPEELDATGAQICLGNTFHLMLRPGTEIIKKHGDLHDFMNWHKPILTDSGGFQVFSLGELRKIKEEGVTFRSPLNGEKIMLTPERSMQVQRDLGSDIVMIFDECTPYPATEQQAKKSMEMSLRWAKRSKDEHGDNPSALFGIIQGGMYPQLRDISLQGLEEIGFDGYAIGGLSVGEPKEDMIKILNHTTGQMPQHKPRYLMGVGKPEDIVEAVRRGIDMFDCVMPTRNARNGHLFVSTGVIKIRNAKHKDDPSTLDAECDCYTCKNYSRSYLHHLDRCNEILGARLNTMHNLHHYQKLMQGLRAAIAEQKLEEFVAEFYQKRGMEVPSLEASLTEQ, via the coding sequence GTGAAATTTGAATTATTAAAAACCGACGGTAAAGCCCGTCGTGGCCGTCTTGTATTCGAGCGCGGCATTGTTGAAACTCCTGCATTTATGCCAGTGGGCACTTATGGCACAGTCAAAGGTATGACACCTGAAGAGCTGGACGCTACAGGTGCACAGATCTGCTTAGGCAATACCTTCCATTTAATGCTGCGTCCAGGCACTGAAATCATCAAAAAACATGGTGATTTGCATGACTTTATGAACTGGCACAAACCTATTTTGACCGACTCTGGTGGTTTTCAGGTGTTCAGTTTAGGTGAACTGCGCAAAATTAAAGAAGAAGGTGTGACCTTCCGCTCGCCGCTAAATGGTGAAAAAATCATGTTAACTCCTGAGCGTTCTATGCAGGTGCAACGTGATTTAGGCTCAGACATCGTAATGATTTTTGACGAATGTACGCCGTACCCTGCGACAGAGCAGCAAGCGAAAAAGTCGATGGAAATGTCACTGCGCTGGGCTAAACGCAGCAAAGATGAGCATGGTGATAACCCGTCTGCGCTCTTTGGTATTATTCAGGGCGGTATGTACCCGCAGCTGCGTGATATCTCTTTACAGGGCCTTGAAGAGATTGGCTTTGATGGTTATGCCATTGGCGGTTTATCCGTTGGTGAGCCGAAAGAGGATATGATTAAAATTCTTAATCACACCACAGGCCAGATGCCGCAACACAAGCCACGGTATTTAATGGGTGTGGGTAAACCTGAAGACATAGTTGAAGCGGTGCGCCGTGGTATTGATATGTTTGACTGTGTGATGCCAACCCGTAATGCCCGTAATGGTCATTTGTTTGTCAGCACTGGTGTGATTAAGATCCGCAACGCCAAACACAAAGATGATCCATCTACTTTAGATGCAGAATGTGATTGCTACACTTGTAAAAATTATTCTCGGTCATATCTACACCATCTGGACAGATGCAATGAGATTTTGGGCGCTCGCTTGAATACCATGCACAACTTGCATCATTATCAGAAATTAATGCAGGGCTTACGTGCAGCTATAGCTGAACAAAAGCTGGAAGAGTTTGTGGCTGAGTTTTACCAGAAACGGGGTATGGAAGTACCTTCGCTGGAAGCTAGCCTTACAGAACAATAA
- the queA gene encoding tRNA preQ1(34) S-adenosylmethionine ribosyltransferase-isomerase QueA produces MQVKDFSFELPEQLIASFPKAERSSSRLLKMQRQTGELSHLVFTDLLAELNSGDLLVFNNTRVIPARLFGQKESGGKVEILVERVLDSQRFLAHVRASKAPKPDTIILVDDNTKLKMLQRHDTLFELELLGEEPLLGMLDRLGHMPLPPYIDRPDSDEDKQRYQTVYNQKPGAVAAPTAGLHFDEPLLAALKNKGVEFAYVTLHVGAGTFQPVRVDNVLDHQMHAEYIEVDQAVVDAIHACKTRGNRVVAVGTTSVRSLESAAQIALQQGKNLQPYSGDTKIFIYPGYQFQVIDGLVTNFHLPESTLIMLVSAFSQKDYVMQAYQTAIEQEYRFYSYGDAMLIL; encoded by the coding sequence ATGCAAGTAAAAGATTTTTCCTTCGAGCTGCCAGAGCAGCTGATCGCAAGTTTCCCTAAGGCTGAACGTTCCAGCAGTCGTTTATTAAAAATGCAGCGCCAGACTGGTGAGTTATCCCATCTGGTGTTCACTGATTTATTGGCTGAACTCAATAGTGGCGATCTATTGGTATTTAATAATACCCGCGTGATACCGGCCCGTTTATTTGGCCAAAAAGAGTCAGGTGGCAAAGTTGAAATTCTGGTTGAGCGGGTACTTGATAGCCAGCGCTTTTTAGCTCATGTGCGCGCCAGTAAAGCGCCTAAACCAGATACTATTATTCTGGTCGATGACAACACAAAGCTGAAAATGCTGCAGCGTCACGATACTTTGTTTGAGCTGGAGCTGTTAGGCGAAGAACCTTTGCTTGGGATGCTGGACAGGTTGGGGCATATGCCGCTGCCTCCTTACATAGACAGACCAGACAGCGACGAAGACAAACAACGTTATCAGACGGTGTATAACCAGAAACCTGGTGCTGTAGCTGCACCCACTGCGGGTTTACATTTTGATGAGCCTTTATTGGCGGCGTTAAAAAACAAAGGTGTTGAGTTTGCTTATGTCACTTTGCATGTTGGGGCTGGTACTTTTCAGCCGGTGCGGGTGGACAATGTGCTGGACCACCAGATGCATGCTGAATACATCGAAGTGGATCAGGCTGTGGTTGATGCGATTCACGCCTGTAAAACCCGTGGTAACAGGGTAGTTGCGGTAGGCACTACGTCGGTGCGTTCACTGGAATCTGCTGCTCAAATCGCATTACAGCAAGGCAAGAACTTACAGCCATACAGCGGCGATACCAAAATCTTTATATATCCTGGTTACCAGTTCCAGGTCATTGATGGTTTAGTCACTAACTTCCATTTACCTGAATCTACTCTGATTATGCTGGTCAGCGCCTTTAGTCAAAAAGACTATGTGATGCAGGCCTATCAAACTGCCATAGAACAAGAATATCGCTTTTATTCCTACGGCGATGCGATGCTGATCCTGTAA
- a CDS encoding transporter substrate-binding domain-containing protein: MIYRFYLLCCFLAFQPAFAEQRVPAELQISTPIWPGFTNADGSGAYVDLFQFVYPKDQVQLVWNFSNYSRAIALVQQGKHHMVPGLSAHESISQREILLLSTHPFDFDLIVAIYHPEHTAPPRLEQLKQHKLAWDLAYDLHLLLDLPAKGYEVLDIKQGLELVKNRRVDIYLAEKSELLQYLQGETPVKLQPLHYKELLRDPIYLAFANNEAGQAFKEIWDRRFIDLYKTGQLKQFYRHYPQLTLPTLD; encoded by the coding sequence ATGATTTACCGCTTCTATTTACTCTGTTGTTTTTTAGCCTTCCAACCTGCTTTTGCTGAGCAAAGAGTCCCTGCTGAACTTCAGATCAGCACACCTATCTGGCCTGGTTTTACCAATGCGGATGGTAGTGGTGCTTATGTGGATTTGTTCCAGTTCGTTTATCCAAAAGATCAGGTACAACTGGTATGGAATTTTAGTAATTACAGCCGGGCTATCGCTCTGGTGCAACAAGGTAAACACCATATGGTACCTGGCTTGTCAGCTCATGAGTCCATCAGTCAGCGCGAGATATTACTACTCTCTACCCACCCTTTTGATTTTGATTTAATAGTGGCTATTTATCATCCGGAACACACAGCGCCACCCAGGTTGGAACAGTTAAAACAACATAAATTGGCTTGGGATCTGGCCTACGATTTACATTTATTGCTGGATCTGCCGGCAAAAGGTTATGAGGTGCTGGACATTAAACAAGGGCTGGAATTAGTGAAGAATCGTCGGGTTGATATTTATCTGGCAGAAAAAAGTGAGCTGTTGCAATACCTGCAAGGTGAAACGCCAGTCAAGTTACAACCTCTGCACTACAAAGAATTGCTACGGGACCCAATTTATCTGGCCTTTGCTAATAATGAAGCTGGACAGGCATTTAAAGAAATTTGGGATCGACGTTTTATCGATTTATATAAAACAGGTCAGTTGAAACAGTTTTATCGTCACTATCCGCAACTGACCTTACCCACACTAGATTAA
- a CDS encoding hydrogen peroxide-inducible genes activator, whose translation MKRVPSIKQLQYLLALHEHQHFGRAAEACYIGQSTLSAAIANLEETMDAQLLERDHKTFIFTPLGEDVVRQARYIVEQCEELTEFAKSQGKPMAGPLRLGCIPTIAPFVLSEVMALTRERFPELQLLLREDTTENSLQSLSEGRLDLVLLALPYDTGTLHAEVLAQDAFKLVLHKDWLDRGFQQDISQWPDESIFLLEREHCMTGHAVKACELDDSRKVNPFFATSLHTLSQMVNNKLGVTFMPQMAINSGLLRGTELVAQKPSSGQAYRDIGIAWRPTSSKLRSYRQMAQLITEVLQQKCSD comes from the coding sequence ATGAAACGAGTTCCCAGTATCAAACAGCTGCAGTATTTGCTGGCCTTGCATGAACATCAGCATTTTGGCCGTGCTGCTGAAGCTTGTTATATAGGCCAGTCCACTTTAAGCGCTGCCATTGCCAACTTAGAAGAAACTATGGATGCGCAGTTGTTGGAGCGCGATCATAAGACTTTTATTTTTACCCCGCTGGGCGAAGATGTGGTGCGTCAGGCGCGGTACATAGTGGAGCAATGTGAAGAGCTAACTGAATTTGCCAAATCTCAGGGCAAGCCAATGGCGGGGCCGCTGCGTTTAGGTTGTATTCCAACCATTGCACCTTTTGTATTGAGTGAAGTGATGGCGCTGACCCGTGAGCGTTTTCCTGAACTGCAATTATTGCTGCGGGAAGATACGACGGAAAACTCCTTACAGTCATTGAGTGAAGGCCGCCTGGATTTAGTGTTGTTAGCTCTGCCTTATGATACCGGCACTTTGCATGCCGAAGTACTGGCCCAGGACGCCTTTAAGCTGGTGCTGCATAAAGACTGGCTTGACCGGGGTTTTCAGCAGGATATCAGTCAGTGGCCAGATGAAAGTATCTTCCTGTTAGAGCGGGAGCACTGCATGACAGGTCATGCGGTAAAAGCCTGTGAGTTGGATGACAGTCGTAAGGTAAATCCGTTTTTTGCTACCAGTTTGCATACCTTAAGTCAGATGGTAAACAACAAGCTGGGCGTAACTTTTATGCCTCAGATGGCGATCAACAGTGGTTTATTGCGCGGCACTGAATTAGTAGCGCAGAAACCAAGTTCAGGTCAGGCCTACCGGGATATAGGTATCGCATGGCGTCCTACGTCCAGTAAATTACGTAGTTACCGTCAGATGGCACAGTTAATCACAGAAGTATTGCAGCAAAAATGCAGTGACTAA